Proteins encoded together in one Pseudorca crassidens isolate mPseCra1 chromosome 17, mPseCra1.hap1, whole genome shotgun sequence window:
- the TNFRSF11B gene encoding tumor necrosis factor receptor superfamily member 11B, giving the protein MNKLLCCALVFLDISIKWTTQETFPPKYLRYDPETSRQLLCDKCPPGTSLKQHCTARRKTLCAPCPDHYYTDSWHTSDECLYCSPVCKELQYVKQECNRTHNRVCECEEGRYLELEFCLKHKSCPSGFGVLHAGTPERNTVCESCPDGFFSNETSSKAPCRKHTNCSALGLLLAQKGNATHDNVCSGNGEPTHKCGIDMTLCEEAFFRFAVPTKLTPNWLSVLVDNLPGTKVNAESIDRIKRRHSSREQTFQLLKLWKHQNKDQDMVKKIIQDIELCEKSVQRHIGHMNLTFEQLLRLMESLPGKKVTTEDIEKTMKTCKSSDQILKLLSLWRIKNDDQDTRKGLMHALKHLKTYHFPKTVTQSLKKTIRFLHSFTMYRLYQKLFLEMIGNQVQSLKISCL; this is encoded by the exons ATGAACAAGTTGCTGTGCTGCGCGCTCGTG tTCCTGGACATCTCCATTAAATGGACCACCCAGGAAACCTTTCCTCCGAAGTACCTTCGTTATGACCCTGAAACCTCTCGTCAGCTGCTGTGTGATAAATGTCCTCCTGGCACCTCCCTAAAACAGCACTGCACAGCGAGGCGGAAGACCCTGTGCGCCCCTTGTCCTGACCACTACTACACAGACAGCTGGCACACCAGCGACGAGTGTCTGTACTGCAGCCCAGTGTGCAAGGAACTGCAGTACGTCAAGCAGGAGTGCAATCGCACCCACAACCGCGTGTGCGAATGCGAGGAGGGGCGCTACCTGGAGCTGGAGTTTTGCTTGAAACATAAGAGCTGTCCCTCTGGATTTGGAGTGCTACACGCTG GAACCCCGGAGCGAAATACAGTTTGCGAAAGTTGTCCGGATGGGTTCTTCTCCAATGAGACGTCATCCAAAGCACCCTGTAGAAAGCACACAAACTGCAGTGCACTTGGGCTCCTTCTAGCTCAGAAAGGAAACGCAACGCATGACAATGTATGTTCTGGAAACGGTGAACCGACTCACAAGTGTGGAATAG ACATGACCCTGTGTGAGGAGGCATTCTTTAGGTTTGCTGTTCCTACAAAGCTTACCCCGAACTGGCTCAGTGTCCTGGTAGACAATTTGCCTGGCACCAAAGTGAACGCAGAGAGCATAGATCGGATAAAACGACGACACAGCTCACGAGAACAGACTTTCCAGCTGCTGAAGTTATGGAAGCATCAAAACAAAGACCAAGATATGGTCAAGAAGATCATCCAAG ATATCGAACTCTGTGAAAAGAGCGTGCAGAGGCACATTGGGCACATGAACCTCACCTTCGAGCAGCTTCTAAGGCTGATGGAAAGCTTGCCGGGGAAGAAAGTGACGACAGAAGACATTGAGAAAACAATGAAGACGTGCAAATCAAGTGATCAAATCCTGAAGCTTCTCAGCCTCTGGCGGATAAAAAATGATGACCAAGACACCCGCAAGGGCCTGATGCATGCCCTAAAGCACTTGAAGACATACCACTTCCCCAAAACTGTCACTCAGAGTCTGAAGAAGACCATCAGGTTCCTTCACAGCTTCACCATGTACAGATTATATCAGAAGCTATTTTTAGAAATGATAGGGAACCAGGTCCAATCATTAAAGATAAGCTGCTTATAA